One genomic region from Yarrowia lipolytica chromosome 1C, complete sequence encodes:
- a CDS encoding uncharacterized protein (Compare to YALI0C01001g, no similarity): protein MPLVTISEASGVVVSVVSFRLVVLYLYLYKHSCPSIPLPSFAKLAANMKLISLITVATTALAAVGDKYKLTYTRSDAQSVESLPVTYQDDLITASTDGEPITITEGEGNTFSVNDMPIAYLELQALFWTGDYGYKLQGSVFDIAADGTFELRDGPKEYYYCTPHPERNVIYVINSPDYSKCRFKRTIKFHAEKI, encoded by the coding sequence ATGCCGTTAGTAACTATTAGTGAGGCTTCGGGAGTGGTTGTCTCGGTTGTCTCATTCAGACTCGTTGTGTTGTATCTATATCTATATAAACACTCTTGTCCCTCAATCCCACTGCCATCTTTTGCTAAACTTGCCGCCAATATGAAACTCATCTCCCTCATCACCGTCGCTACCACCGCTCTGGCGGCTGTCGgagacaagtacaagctgACCTATACCAGATCAGACGCCCAATCGGTCGAATCTCTGCCCGTCACCTACCAAGATGACCTGATCACCGCCTCCACCGACGGCGAAcccatcaccatcaccgaggGCGAGGGCAACACCTTCTCTGTTAACGACATGCCCATCGCCTATCTGGAGCTGCAGGCTTTGTTCTGGACCGGCGACTACGGCTACAAGCTCCAGGGCTCGGTCTTTGACATTGCCGCCGATGGAACCTTTGAGCTGAGAGACGGCCCCAAGGAGTACTACTATTGCACTCCTCACCCTGAGCGAAACGTCATCTACGTCATCAACAGCCCCGACTACTCCAAGTGTCGGTTCAAGCGTACCATCAAGTTCCACGCTGAAAAGATCTAA
- a CDS encoding uncharacterized protein (Compare to YALI0C01045g, weakly similar to uniprot|Q08748 Saccharomyces cerevisiae YOR296w unknown function, similar to Saccharomyces cerevisiae YOR296W; ancestral locus Anc_8.765), whose protein sequence is MSAIRRKPVGDPLTTTRRHSRVKSGISRVTEKSLFDQVLKVCVLSYRCEPRFRGGGKRQSRDLASLGVSDPTPSFGDQKLPKEAPKLLQQKLNKLALNQGSSDITDPLVRRCFLAFYALLLDPDFSRRIKENRRAEDVVMFFISSSTKELAKSGSQPAETKRLVNYFTATFVKFLIATLREAGFESSCASLIRQLQSYESKLVNDTGNLGESNGSASYSAGLTPTFDVADIHLAKSLGPYFLMSDSLIQKGVSEIKDTATEQAAEADLRLALDQLKQDRFPYYQRQYFGSDDAYQDYKNRAIEAVQTQLAGYGAQSSTQSTTYYYIPEDPRAYGRLLVKICLSHDLKSKSDTLLSKNSIAILTECFNLWQIPSSTRAALVMDVCQELLKLKELPISLIEDSVSFISHVGRENGKREWDTSLWPVCDREVYVLGLKEVLVFVIDLISGCIKSIYEQKPPSIGPYLQILGECVFCSSEWDRVEMIVDMPKVFDNLSLVVKSVAEHKYDEFIDAIPRDHTLDPLHIIELADRIISSAERLQKRYKRPLLEHVPIALIAAKTHFSLFSVDSQSMFTHLMSHMTARHEEPSYDDMTLLYKKLCEIRELYVQVLPGKFPFDLEAAFVKYIRRHVEQSATLATSWVDPAIDADKWEPMDEGEGIMYSSSVADMFTSLGTALAIISELHWDNPVHVAQFYTTLMNGVSVAVCKYASRVFQLFSEELELEDDKKVKYKSRQEKWMAMAKNAMAGSAPLTPYQFKKTTCIKLNDIETAQAKLDEIEAQLDSEKLAKVLEGVNTNAGPGKIVTKDTTNKKRAYLFTIRIVQAENLKACDMNGLSDPYVTLVDQATRKQIGKTRTIFEELNPVWDETFEIATGGPSWLTATVWDEDSLGSHDLCGRAFLRLDPAAFGDFIAQDYWLDLDTQGKLLVNITMESERDDVRFYFGKALRTLVRCENDMIKVMVDKLTAFIQYSLSRETMKSLISPGRGKLKEFNMESVSSWLSSTSISNVPLTPTMIEDAITPLFDYLNESFATLAVGLTDEIRLKVMSRTWRVVLTTLTSLLLPRLSYKRTSKTQLSAKEVDIVFTWLSSLRDFFHHDGAGPSLEVLHSQQYQELMRVPVYYDLSNEELKDECEKLSSSTFKALQDKTYVGLPELIKRKNTVMAHRNRTVMRKQKERIRNAKREAPQNEDIILCILRMRGELDFVARRIKQKERLQQTLATESLVAKGRK, encoded by the coding sequence ATGTCAGCTATACGCCGCAAACCCGTGGGAGACCCGCTCACGACGACGCGACGACACTCGCGGGTCAAGTCGGGAATCTCCAGGGTAACCGAAAAGTCACTGTTCGACCAGGTGCTCAAGGTGTGTGTCTTGTCATACCGATGCGAACCGCGATTCCGAGGGGGAGGCAAACGGCAGTCGCGTGACTTGGCGTCTCTGGGGGTGTCGGATCCCACTCCGTCGTTCGGCGACCAAAAGTtgcccaaggaggcccccaagctgctgcagcagaAGCTTAACAAGCTGGCTCTTAACCAGGGTTCTAGCGACATCACTGACCCGCTGGTTCGGCGGTGTTTCCTCGCATTTTACGCTCTACTTTTGGATCCAGACTTTTCCCGTCGAATCAAAGAAAACAGACGGGCTGAAGACGTGGTCATGTTCTTCATTTCCTCGTCCACGAAGGAGTTGGCCAAAAGCGGCTCACAGCCAGCAGAAACTAAACGACTGGTCAATTACTTCACCGCCACCTTTGTCAAATTTCTGATTGCCACCCTGCGAGAAGCAGGATTCGAATCGTCCTGTGCTTCTCTTATTCGACAACTACAGAGCTACGAATCAAAGCTGGTTAATGATACGGGCAACCTGGGAGAGTCAAACGGAAGCGCATCTTACTCGGCGGGACTGACACCAACGTTTGACGTGGCAGATATTCATCTGGCCAAATCGCTGGGTCCGTACTTTCTCATGAGTGACAGTCTTATTCAGAAAGGTGTCTCTGAAATCAAAGATACAGCCACTGAGCaggcagcagaggcagatCTTCGACTAGCACTGGACCAACTCAAACAAGACAGATTCCCATATTACCAAAGACAGTATTTTGGTTCTGACGACGCGTATCAGGATTACAAGAATCGAGCTATAGAAGCTGTTCAGACACAGCTGGCAGGGTATGGAGCCCAGTCGTCAACCCAGAGCACCACTTACTACTACATTCCCGAAGATCCGCGTGCCTACGGGCGATTACTGGTCAAAATCTGTCTTTCCCACGACCTCAAGTCCAAAAGTGATACTCTACTGAGCAAAAACTCGATCGCCATTCTCACGGAATGCTTTAATCTGTGGCAAATTCCATCCAGTACACGAGCCGCGCTTGTTATGGACGTTTGTCAAGAACTGCTCAAGTTGAAGGAGCTTCCCATCTCCCTCATCGAGGACTCGGTGTCTTTCATTTCACACGTAGGCCGGGAGAACGGCAAACGAGAGTGGGACACGTCTCTGTGGCCGGTCTGCGACAGAGAAGTGTACGTGTTGGggctcaaggaggtgcttGTGTTCGTCATTGACCTCATTTCAGGCTGCATTAAGTCAATCTACGAACAGAAACCACCCTCCATTGGTCCCTATCTGCAGATTCTCGGCGAGTGTGTCTTTTGCTCGTCCGAATGGGACAGGGTCGAGATGATAGTCGATATGCCCAAGGTATTCGACAATCTGAGTCTAGTGGTCAAGAGTGTGGCCGAGCATAAATACGACGAGTTCATCGACGCCattccacgtgaccatacACTGGATCCTCTGCATATCATCGAGTTGGCGGACCGAATCATCTCTTCCGCTGAGAGGCTGCAGAAACGATATAAACGGCCGCTTTTAGAGCACGTTCCCATTGCTCTGATTGCAGCCAAGACACATTTTTCGCTGTTTTCTGTTGATTCGCAGTCCATGTTCACCCATCTGATGAGCCACATGACCGCACGACACGAGGAGCCCTCTTACGATGATATGACGCTGCTGTATAAGAAGCTGTGCGAGATCAGAGAGCTCTATGTCCAAGTTTTACCTGGCAAGTTCCCGTTTGATCTCGAGGCTGCGTTTGTCAAGTACATTAGACGGCATGTGGAACAGTCAGCGACTCTAGCGACTTCCTGGGTTGATCCTGCCATTGATGCGGATAAGTGGGAGCCTATGGACGAAGGAGAAGGCATCATGTACTCGTCTTCGGTGGCAGACATGTTCACTTCGTTGGGAACAGCTCTGGCGATCATCTCAGAGCTCCACTGGGACAATCCCGTGCATGTGGCCCAGTTCTACACCACATTGATGAATGGCGTGTCAGTGGCTGTGTGCAAGTACGCCTCGAGAGTGTTCCAACTGTTCAGCGAGGAACTGGAACTcgaggacgacaagaaggtcaagtACAAAAGCCGGCAGGAAAAGTGGATGGCCATGGCAAAAAACGCCATGGCTGGTAGTGCTCCTCTCACTCCGTATCAGTTCAAAAAGACCACATGCATTAAACTGAACGATATTGAGACGGCACAGGCAAAActggacgagattgaggcgCAGTTGGACTCGGAGAAGCTTGCAAAGGTTCTGGAGGGAGTCAATACCAATGCTGGACCCGGTAAGATTGTTACCAAGGACACAACCAACAAGAAGCGTGCTTATCTCTTCACTATTCGCATTGTCCAGGCTGAGAATCTAAAGGCGTGCGATATGAACGGACTGTCGGATCCCTACGTGACTCTTGTCGACCAGGCTACTCGAAAACAGATTGGAAAGACACGTACAATTTTTGAAGAGCTGAACCCCGTGTGGGACGAGACGTTTGAGATTGCCACAGGCGGTCCTTCTTGGTTGACCGCCACAGTATGGGACGAAGATTCCTTAGGATCACATGATCTCTGCGGCCGAGCATTTTTACGTCTAGATCCTGCTGCCTTTGGAGACTTTATTGCCCAGGATTACTGGCTGGATCTGGACACTCAGGGAAAGCTTTTGGTGAACATTACAATGGAAAGTGAACGGGACGATGTGCGGTTCTACTTTGGTAAGGCTCTGAGAACGCTAGTGCGATGTGAAAACGATATGATCAAGGTCATGGTTGATAAACTGACGGCTTTCATTCAGTACTCATTGTCCAGAGAGACTATGAAGAGTCTCATCAGCCCCGGGAGAggcaagctcaaggagttcaaTATGGAGAGCGTCTCCAGTTGGCTGAGTAGCACGAGTATTTCAAATGTACCTCTTACACCTACCATGATTGAAGACGCCATAACTCCGCTGTTTGACTATCTCAACGAGTCTTTTGCGACGCTGGCAGTCGGTCTGACTGACGAAATCCGGCTCAAGGTCATGTCTCGAACGTGGAGAGTCGTTTTGACGACTCTGACGTCTCTTCTCTTGCCTCGTTTGTCCTACAAGCGTACCTCCAAGACCCAGCTGTCTGCCAAGGAGGTCGATATTGTCTTCACATGGCTGTCTTCTCTTCGAGACTTTTTCCACCACGATGGAGCCGGTCCCAGTCTCGAAGTGTTGCATTCTCAGCAGTACCAGGAGCTGATGCGGGTGCCTGTCTATTACGACTTGTCCAatgaggagctcaaggacgagtgTGAGAAACTGTCTTCTTCTACGTTTAAGGCCCTGCAAGACAAGACTTACGTCGGTCTGCccgagctcatcaagcgAAAGAACACCGTCATGGCTCACAGAAACCGAACGGTGATGCgcaagcagaaggagcggATCCGAAACGCCAAGCGAGAGGCGCCTCAGAACGAGGACATTATTCTGTGCATTCTGAGAATGAGGGGCGAGCTGGACTTTGTGGCGAGACGAATAAAGCAGAAGGAGCGTCTTCAGCAGACGTTGGCGACTGAGAGTCTGGTAGCCAAGGGCAGAAAGTAA
- a CDS encoding uncharacterized protein (Compare to YALI0C00979g, weakly similar to uniprot|Q871S2 Neurospora crassa CAD70921 Related to acid sphingomyelinase), with the protein MVNIVQLTTGLLAASGLAKRADNSSHQIQVPDIGNEALLEWGFQEAQKIFNTSASNCTKCQQGINLGKYITLKAPTVTPNLMVKLCNFYKWQDDCDSYQGASITRGNQGKHLAQVFTLMDAFGLDGQALCNGFAPLTCDRVQVPVPDLSSWWPEKPKNPKKIESSYNETFNVLHISDFHLDLRYTPGQEAWCDDYMCCTVESHNEAAIAAGLNRTVLPAQKLGSYHCDSPEALVEDSMKSVGAMSLARDFEFGLFTGDMVSHDLEDWLSFAHSYQSEEECYYLMKKYMGDIPVYPTFGNHDSYPYGQVAQNSSGFAGDFSWNAELSAKMWKDFGWINETTEAQAEHTYGSFAVTTKRGLRVISLDSNLWYSGNYYNFWNITDPDPSGLFHWLVDELLLCEKLGQKAWIMAHIPAQDLGATGWNSEVFRQVIRRFSPHVIAATFFGHTHADQFNLFYEKDNVWTEESALAVGWITQSVTPVDLYNPAWRYYEVDTKTFEIMDSRNYYSPLNETYDYDLAKSKNHTVANNYTVAVYEPQTPRHLTWRWEYSARDSYDLNGTWPKDAPLNATFWHRAAKAILENPEQNQLYWDHYYRKSPYTPNECDQECLLDAFCSFVTSSLDERFACLQSKNMTQL; encoded by the coding sequence ATGGTCAACATCGTCCAACTCACCACAGGTCTTTTGGCAGCCTCTGGGCTAGCCAAGCGAGCAGACAACTCGTCTCATCAAATCCAGGTCCCGGACATTGGCAACGAGGCTCTCCTAGAGTGGGGATTCCaggaggcccagaagatCTTCAACACCTCGGCTTCCAACTGCACAAAGTGCCAACAGGGTATCAATCTCGGCAAATACATCACCCTCAAGGCCCCCACAGTCACCCCAAACCTCATGGTGAAGCTCTGCAACTTCTACAAGTGGCAGGACGACTGCGACTCCTACCAGGGAGCCAGCATCACCAGAGGCAACCAGGGCAAACATCTGGCCCAGGTCTTTACTCTGATGGACGCCTTTGGACTCGATGGCCAAGCTCTATGCAACGGATTCGCTCCACTTACCTGCGATCGTGTCCAGGTGCCGGTTCCGGACTTGTCTTCCTGGTGGCCAGAGAAGCCCAAAAACCCAAAGAAAATCGAATCGTCCTACAACGAGACCTTCAACGTGCTGCACATCTCCGACTTCCATCTAGATCTCAGATACACGCCCGGACAAGAGGCCTGGTGCGACGACTACATGTGCTGCACAGTCGAGTCCCATAACGAGGCGGCTATAGCTGCTGGTCTCAATCGGACCGTCTTGCCGGCCCAAAAACTCGGCTCGTACCATTGTGACTCGCCCGAGGCACTCGTTGAAGACTCCATGAAGTCTGTGGGTGCCATGTCGCTCGCCCGAGACTTTGAATTTGGACTCTTCACTGGCGACATGGTGTCGCACGATCTCGAAGACTGGCTCTCCTTCGCTCACTCCTACCAGTCGGAAGAAGAATGCTACTACCTGATGAAAAAGTACATGGGCGACATTCCCGTCTATCCGACTTTTGGCAACCACGACTCGTATCCTTATGGGCAGGTGGCCCAGAACTCCTCTGGTTTTGCCGGCGACTTTTCCTGGAACGCTGAACTGTCGGCCAAAATGTGGAAGGACTTTGGGTGGATCAATGAGACCACCGAGGCCCAGGCCGAACATACCTACGGGTCTTTTGCAGTCACTACCAAACGTGGCCTGAGAGTCATTTCGCTTGACTCGAATCTGTGGTACTCAGGAAACTACTACAACTTCTGGAACATCACCGACCCCGACCCATCTGGCCTGTTCCACTGGCTGGTGGACGAGCTTCTTTTGTGCGAGAAACTCGGACAAAAGGCCTGGATCATGGCTCATATTCCCGCTCAGGACTTGGGGGCAACGGGATGGAACTCGGAGGTGTTCAGACAAGTGATCAGACGCTTTTCTCCCCATGTTATTGCCGCCACCTTCTTTGGACACACCCATGCCGACCAGTTCAACCTCTTCTACGAAAAAGACAATGTATGGACAGAGGAGAGTGCTCTAGCGGTTGGCTGGATCACCCAGTCGGTGACCCCCGTCGACCTCTACAACCCAGCCTGGAGATACTACGAGGTGGACACCAAGACGTTTGAGATTATGGACTCCCGAAACTACTATTCTCCCCTCAACGAGACGTACGACTACGACCTtgccaagtccaagaaTCACACAGTAGCCAACAACTACACTGTGGCGGTCTATGAGCCCCAGACTCCTCGGCACTTGACCTGGAGATGGGAGTACTCTGCCCGAGACTCCTACGACTTAAACGGCACCTGGCCTAAGGATGCTCCTCTCAACGCCACCTTTTGGCACCGAGCAGCCAAGGCGATTCTGGAAAACCCGGAGCAGAACCAGCTGTATTGGGATCACTACTACCGAAAGTCCCCGTATACCCCAAACGAGTGTGATCAAGAGTGTCTGCTGGATGCGTTTTGTTCGTTTGTGACGAGCTCGTTGGATGAGAGATTTGCGTGTTTGCAGTCCAAAAATATGACTCAATTGTGA
- a CDS encoding uncharacterized protein (Compare to YALI0C01023g, uniprot|Q9UVF7 Yarrowia lipolytica peroxisomal assembly protein Peroxin 10, similar to Saccharomyces cerevisiae PEX10 (YDR265W); ancestral locus Anc_5.628) — MWGSSHAFAGESDLTLQLHTRSNMSDNTTIKKPIRPKPIRTERLPYAGAAEIIRANQKDHYFESVLEQHLVTFLQKWKGVRFIHQYKEELETASKFAYLGLCTLVGSKTLGEEYTNLMYTIRDRTALPGVVRRFGYVLSNTLFPYLFVRYMGKLRAKLMREYPHLVEYDEDEPVPSPETWKERVIKTFVNKFDKFTALEGFTAIHLAIFYVYGSYYQLSKRIWGMRYVFGHRLDKNEPRIGYEMLGLLIFARFATSFVQTGREYLGALLEKSVEKEAGEKEDEKEAVVPKKKSSIPFIEDTEGETEDKIDLEDPRQLKFIPEASRACTLCLSYISAPACTPCGHFFCWDCISEWVREKPECPLCRQGVREQNLLPIR, encoded by the coding sequence ATGTGGGGAAGTTCACATGCATTCGCTGGTGAATCTGATCTGACactacaactacacacCAGGTCCAACATGAGCGACAATACGACAATCAAAAAGCCGATCCGACCCAAACCGATCCGGACGGAACGCCTGCCTTACGCTGGGGCCGCAGAAATCATCCGAGCCAACCAGAAAGACCACTACTTTGAGTCCGTGCTTGAACAGCATCTCGTCACGTTTCTGCAGAAATGGAAGGGAGTACGATTTATCCACCagtacaaggaggagctggagacggCGTCCAAGTTTGCATATCTCGGTTTGTGTACGCTTGTGGGCTCCAAGACTCTCGGAGAAGAGTACACCAATCTCATGTACACTATCAGAGACCGAACAGCTCTACCGGGGGTGGTGAGACGGTTTGGCTACGTGCTTTCCAACACTCTGTTTCCATACCTGTTTGTGCGCTACATGGGCAAGTTGCGCGCCAAACTGATGCGCGAGTATCCCCATCTGGTGGAGTACGACGAAGATGAGCCTGTGCCCAGCCCGGAAACATGGAAGGAGCGGGTCATCAAGACGTTTGTGAACAAGTTTGACAAGTTCACGGCGCTGGAGGGGTTTACCGCGATCCACTTGGCGATTTTCTACGTCTACGGCTCGTACTACCAGCTCAGTAAGCGGATCTGGGGCATGCGTTATGTATTTGGACACCGACTGGACAAGAATGAGCCTCGAATCGGTTACGAGATGCTCGGTCTGCTGATTTTCGCCCGGTTTGCCACGTCATTTGTGCAGACGGGAAGAGAGTACCTCGGAGCGCTGCTGGAAAAGAGCGTGGAGAAAGAGGCAGGGGAGAAGGAAGATGAAAAGGAAGCGGTTGTGCCGAAAAAGAAGTCGTCAATTCCGTTCATTGAGGATACAGAAGGGGAGACGGAAGACAAGATCGATCTGGAGGACCCTCGACAGCTCAAGTTCATTCCTGAGGCGTCCAGAGCGTGCactctgtgtctgtcatACATTAGTGCGCCGGCATGTACGCCATGTGGACACTTTTTCTGTTGGGACTGTATTTCCGAATGGGTGAGAGAGAAGCCCGAGTGTCCCTTGTGTCGGCAGGGTGTGAGAGAGCAGAACTTGTTGCCTATCAGATAA
- a CDS encoding uncharacterized protein (Partial Line element): MGRFMVCLKAARAYRFFHGSSPALWDCTFQFYSRTHSLTQEKPHQRVDCRFPTGQAWGYAASPTMRDAIRASFELNKPLTAEHANPREDHEPSTTDTVNHRIWERNQVNVRAAESFREAHVDIAAARRYHPVRMVSTAEIDHLRWSMGPPTYSRELHVSQDPVSRLAKLPTHHLHDRRSGLNEADYGGISGRHGLGRR, translated from the coding sequence ATGGGACGTTTCATGGTGTGCCTGAAGGCCGCTCGGGCTTACAGGTTCTTCCATGGCTCATCGCCGGCCCTTTGGGACTGCACCTTCCAGTTCTACAGCAGAACTCACAGTCTCACACAGGAAAAGCCACACCAGCGCGTCGACTGCCGCTTTCCGACAGGCCAAGCTTGGGGCTACGCAgcctcccccaccatgcGAGACGCAATCagagcttctttcgagctcaacaagccccTCACCGCGGAACATGCCaaccctcgagaagatcacgAGCCCTctacaacagacacagttaATCACAGAATCTGGGAACGAAACCAGGTGAAcgtgagagcagcagaatctttCCGGGAAGCACACGTCGACATCGCAGCCGCGAGACGATACCATCCGGTCAGAATGGTGTCCACAGCGGAAATCGACCACCTCCGGTGGAGCATGGGACCACCAACTTACTCtagagaacttcatgtttCACAAGACCCCGTCTCCCGACTTGCCAAACTTCCCACACACCACTTGCACGACCGAAGAAGTGGACTCAACGAAGCCGACTACGGGGGCATCTCTGGACGACATGGTCTTGGCAGGAGGTAA
- a CDS encoding uncharacterized protein (Compare to YALI0C00957g, similar to Saccharomyces cerevisiae YDR266C; ancestral locus Anc_5.629, weakly similar to uniprot|Q05580 Saccharomyces cerevisiae YDR266c), with translation MRVETGKLEAKPKPTGVSSALQPGKKRGNRGGKSRPRREREKGDEKPNRDKEEGDSEDDDSEERKEENEDDDDADLCHICAEKVKYYAITQCNNVMCHKCPLRREALFGSRKCEFCRSEHDYVVIANSADKRFEEYSVLDLKASSDEFHMKFESEPIKNDSLLLLKHKCPICKSQLNNAQHFKDHVRDAHHKQVCNLCFVHKKQFPIERRLYGTKQLTDHMQRGMAQEIGFSGHPECKFCRERFYDGDHLFKHMRDKHEKCHMCEKLNRGNPEFQPRYFRNYEHLFEHFKDEHYVCTVQSCLDAKFVAFDNDIDLKAHQIEQHPNLYAGKASRNIDVAFEPVRSGNNRRRGFGGELSTISQPAPQQQQQRNQQQPTVVERTGPAFSATDFPALGGSSAAGSSRSGSSTPSAPAAPTSQQLQMRRLNERARNYLGYSMSKFDEFEEMTNKFLRYQIDGKKLVFGYVTLFQGTSTSDLELLIEEVAGLMQNSGVKHKLRIAWDEHKKSKTAPTLRLVPKNKPMINSAWSASSAGSSSGRASGRMDTRSESAFPALGGGSSASSSRSASTSSSRASSSTNLAGRMNGLSISSPGASSSSLASWGAPAPKTTKKIVRNEADFPALPKAAPKKYGRVNPVVPPGQWGAASLHSPYEEPENPNTLKTTKKGKKIVLDLGL, from the coding sequence ATGCGAGTCGAGACCGGAAAACTGGAGgccaagcccaagcccaCGGGCGTATCTTCTGCTCTACAGCCCGGCAAAAAGCGGGGCAACCGAGGTGGCAAATCACGACCGAGACGAGAAAGAGAAAAGGGAGACGAAAAGCCGAATAGAGACAAGGAGGAAGGAGACTCggaggacgacgactcggAGGAGCgcaaggaggagaacgaggatgatgacgacgcGGACCTTTGCCACATTTGCGCGGAAAAAGTCAAGTACTACGCGATCACACAGTGCAACAACGTCATGTGCCACAAATGTCCCTTACGACGAGAGGCGCTGTTTGGCAGCCGAAAGTGCGAGTTCTGCCGAAGTGAACACGATTACGTGGTGATTGCCAACTCGGCCGACAAGCGGTTTGAGGAGTACAGCGTGCTGGATCTCAAGGCCAGCTCCGATGAGTTCCACATGAAGTTTGAGAGTGAGCCCATCAAGAACGACTCGCTACTGCTGCTGAAACACAAGTGTCCGATCTGCAAGTCGCAGCTCAATAACGCGCAGCACTTCAAGGATCACGTGCGGGACGCCCACCACAAGCAGGTCTGCAACCTCTGTTTTGTCCACAAGAAGCAGTTCCCCATTGAGCGGCGGCTCTACGGCACTAAGCAGCTCACCGACCACATGCAGCGCGGTATGGCCCAGGAGATTGGTTTTTCTGGCCATCCCGAGTGCAAGTTCTGCCGTGAGCGATTCTACGACGGCGATCATCTGTTCAAACACATGCGAGACAAGCACGAAAAGTGCCACATGTGCGAGAAGCTGAACCGTGGCAACCCGGAGTTTCAGCCGCGGTACTTCCGCAACTACGAACATCTGTTTGAACACTTCAAGGACGAGCATTACGTGTGTACTGTGCAGTCATGTCTGGACGCCAAGTTTGTGGCCTTTGACAATGACATTGATCTCAAGGCGCACCAGATTGAACAGCATCCTAATTTGTACGCAGGCAAGGCATCGCGAAACATTGACGTTGCCTTTGAGCCTGTTCGAAGCGGTAACAATCGACGCCGAGGCTTTGGAGGAGAGCTGAGCACCATTTCCCAGCCTGctccccagcagcaacagcaacgcaaccagcagcagccgaCTGTGGTTGAGCGAACAGGCCCGGCGTTTTCGGCAACTGATTTCCCTGCTCTCGGAGGCTCTTCTGCCGCTGGAAGCAGTCGGTCAGGCAGCTCGACTCCCTCTGCTCCTGCAGCCCCCACTtcgcagcagctgcagatgCGACGGCTCAACGAGCGGGCCCGCAACTACCTCGGTTACAGCATGTCCAAGTTCGATGAGTTTGAGGAGATGACCAACAAGTTTCTCAGGTATCAGATTGACGGCAAGAAGCTGGTGTTTGGCTACGTGACGCTTTTCCAGGGCACATCGACGTCGgacctggagctgctgatCGAAGAGGTGGCGGGCCTGATGCAAAACTCGGGTGTCAAACATAAGCTGCGAATTGCATGGGACGAACACAAGAAGAGCAAGACGGCTCCCACACTGCGGCTCGTTCCCAAAAACAAACCCATGATCAACTCGGCATGGTCTGcatcttctgctggttcttcttctggtagAGCCTCGGGCAGAATGGATACCCGCAGCGAGTCCGCTTTCCCTGCTCTCGGGGGTGGATCTTCAGCATCGTCGTCGCGGTCAGCAAGTACCTCTTCGTCGCGTGCTTCTTCATCTACTAACCTTGCAGGCCGTATGAACGGACTGTCGATTTCGTCGCCCGGCgcgtcttcttcttcgttGGCTTCGTGGGGCgctcctgctcccaagaccaccaagaaAATTGTGCGCAACGAGGCCGACTTTCCGGCTCTTCCCAAGGCCGCTCCCAAAAAGTACGGACGAGTGAACCCCGTGGTTCCCCCGGGCCAGTGGGGGGCTGCGTCTCTGCATTCGCCCTACGAGGAGCCCGAGAACCCCAACACtctcaagaccaccaagaagggcaagaagattgTTCTGGACCTGGGCTTGTAA